The region CCAGCCGCGCGGCTTCGACCTCCACGCCGGCACCGTCACCCGGGTCAACCCCTGGGCGGCCATGTTCAACCCGGCCACGCCCCCGCAGACGGTCCACATGATCCTCGCCGCGTTCATGGTCGCGGGCTACGGGATCGCCAGCGTGTACGCGGTGGCGATGCTGCGCGGCCGGCGCGACCGGTACCACCGGCTCGGCTTCCTCGTACCGTTCACGGCCGCCGCGGCCCTCACCCCGGTGCAGATCGTGGTCGGGGACTGGGCGGCCAAGTTCCTCGCCACCAACCAGCCGGTCAAACTGGCCGCAATCGAGGGGCTGACCCAGACCCGCGCGTACGCGCCGCTCTCCCTCGGCGGCGTCTACGTCGACGGGGAGCTGCGGTACGCGGTCCAGATCCCGAACGCGCTGTCGATCCTGGCCCACTGGCGCCCGGACGCGCTGATCCTCGGGCTCGACCAGGTGGCGCCCGCGGACCGGCCGCCGGTCAACCCGGTGCACCTGGGCTTCCAGCTCATGGTCGGTATCGGGTTCGCCCTGCTGGCGCTGGCGCTGTGGTTCGCGCTCGCCTGGTGGCGGCGGCGCGACCTGCCGCGCTCGCCATGGTTCCTGCGGTTCGCCGCGGCGACCGGCGTCGCCGCGGCGGTGGCGCTGGAGGCGGGCTGGGTCGTCACCGAGGTGGGCCGTCAGCCGTGGATCGTCTGGGGCGTGCAGCGCACAGCGGACGCGGTCAACCCCGCACCCGGGCTGGTAACCGGTCTGGTCGCGGTGCTCGCCGTGTACACGGTGCTGACCGTGGCCACGGTGTACGTCCTGAACCGGATGCGCACCCGCCCCGTCACCGCTCCCCAGGAGCGCGGCGCGCAGGAGCACGTGCCGTGACCGCCGCCCAGTGGCTCCTGCTCGTGGCGTGGGCCGGCCTCACCCTGTACGTGCTGTTCGCCGGCGCGGACTTCGGCGGCGGGTTCTGGGACCTGCTCGCCGGCGGCGACGTGAAGGGGATGCCGCAGCGGCGGCTCATCGAGCACTCGATCGGGCCGGTGTGGGAGGCCAACCACGTCTGGTTGATCTTCGTGATCGTGATGTTCTGGACCGGGTTCCCGGCGGTGTTCGCCTCCGTGGCCTCGACCATGTACATCCCGCTGACCCTGGTGGCGTTCGGCATCATCGCCCGTGGTGCGGCGTTCGCGTTCCGCAAGGCCAGCACCGAGCTGTGGCAGCAGCGGCTGTTCGGGGCGGCGTTCGCACTGTCCTCGGTGCTCACCCCGTTCTTCCTCGGCACGGTCGCCGGCGGCGTCGCCTCCGGCCGGGTGCCGCTCGGCATCGCGCGCGGCGACCTGGTGGCGAGCTGGCTGAACCCCACCTCGGTGCTGGCCGGGCTGCTCGCCGTGGGCACGACCGCGTACCTGGCCGCCGCGTACCTGACCGCGGACGCCCGGCGGCAGGGGCAAGACGACCTGGCCGAGGCGTTCCGCCGCCGGGCCCTGGTCACCGGCGCGGTGACCGGCGCGGTCGCGCTCGGCGGCATCGCCGTGCTGCGGGCCGACGCGCCCCGGCTGTTCGCCGGGCTGACCGGGCGCGCGCTGCCCATCGTGGTGGTGTCGGCGCTCGCGGGGCTGGTGTCGCTGGTCCTGCTCGTCCAGCGCCGCTACGTCGCGGTCCGGGCCACCGCCGCGCTGGCGGTCGCCGCGGTCGTGTGGGGCTGGGCCGTCGCCCAGTACCCGTACCTGCTGCTCCCCGACGCCACCGTCGCGAAGACCGCGGCCGACCCGGCGGTGCTGCGCGCGACCCTGGCCGTGCTCGCCGTCGGCACCCTGCTGCTCGTGCCCTCGCTGCTGTGGCTGTTCTCGCTGTTCCAACGCGAGCACACGGTGGCCGCCCACGACCAGGCCGACGGCCCGGCACCCAGCGGTCACCCGGCCGCCTGAGCCGTCGTTCCCTGCTGATCGGACCTGCTGATCGGACCTGCTGATCGGCCCGCCGGCCGGCTGCGCCAGGGGCCAGCAGCTCACGTGACGGACATCCCTCCGTCCACGGCGAGCACCTGGCCGGTGACCCACTCGTCCTCCAGCCCCAGCCGGACGATCCAGCGGGCGATCTCCTCCGGCGTCCCGGTGCGCCCCAGCGGAATTCGTGCCGCGCGGTCCTCCAGGAGCCGGTTGATCTGCGCCTCGCTCATGCCAGCACGGGCATAGATGCCGGTCCGGGTGGGCCCCGGCGCGACCGCGTTGACCCGGATCCCGTGCGGCGCGAGCTCAAGGGCCCAGCAGCGGGTGAGCTGTGCGACGGCGGCCTTGGACGCGGCGTAGTGCGAGTTGCTGGCGGTGGGCTTGACAGCCACCGTGCTGGCCACGTTGACGACGGCGCCGCGGGCGGCCATGAGGGCGGGCAGGCATGCCTGCGTGACGAGTGTCGTCCCGATGACGTTGACCGCGAACAGGTCGGCGATCGCGGCCGCGGTGACCTCGGTGAGCGGGCCGACGAGGAACAGCCCCGCGGCGTTGACGAGCAAGTCGATGTGACCCCACCGCGCTTGCGTCGCGGCGGCCGCGTCCCGCGCCGCGTCTTCGCTGCGCACGTCCACGCGGCAGCGCAGGTACGAGGACTCCTCGTACGCGTCGAGCCAGGCCAGGGCGTCGGCGTGGAGGTCCCAGGCGCTGACCCGCATGCCGAGGCCGAGAAGGCGTTCAGCGGTGGCTCGGCCGATCCCGGACCCGGCGCCGGTGACGACGGCGACCTTGCCCTGCGCGATGCTCACGCCTGTCCCTTCCTCTCGGGGAAGATTCCGCTCAGACGGGGAAGACGCCGTTGCGCCGCTGCGGGGGTGTGGCGGGCCGGCGCCGGTACACGCGGAACCGCCTGATGAGTTCGTCCCGTAGTTCCTCCGCGGGCACCACGGCTTCGACGGCGTTCTCGTTCGCGATCTTGAAGACGTCGATGCTCGCCTCGTACTCGGCCCGCTTCTCGGCGATGAAGCGCGCCCGCTCGTCCGGGTCCTCGATGGCCTGGATGCGGTTGAAGTGGATGGCGTTGACCGCTGCCTCCGGCCCCATGAGCGCGGGCTTCGCGGTCGGGAGCGCGATCACGGCGTCCGGCTGCATCGGGGCTCCCGACATCGCCAGGTACCCGCCGCCGTAGGCCTTGCGCAGGATCAC is a window of Carbonactinospora thermoautotrophica DNA encoding:
- a CDS encoding cytochrome d ubiquinol oxidase subunit II, with protein sequence MTAAQWLLLVAWAGLTLYVLFAGADFGGGFWDLLAGGDVKGMPQRRLIEHSIGPVWEANHVWLIFVIVMFWTGFPAVFASVASTMYIPLTLVAFGIIARGAAFAFRKASTELWQQRLFGAAFALSSVLTPFFLGTVAGGVASGRVPLGIARGDLVASWLNPTSVLAGLLAVGTTAYLAAAYLTADARRQGQDDLAEAFRRRALVTGAVTGAVALGGIAVLRADAPRLFAGLTGRALPIVVVSALAGLVSLVLLVQRRYVAVRATAALAVAAVVWGWAVAQYPYLLLPDATVAKTAADPAVLRATLAVLAVGTLLLVPSLLWLFSLFQREHTVAAHDQADGPAPSGHPAA
- a CDS encoding cytochrome ubiquinol oxidase subunit I; this encodes MPELLTVAATPADLYAARVQMAFSLGWHIVIACFGVGMPALTVFAEWRGRRTGDPDYLRLAHQWAKAMGVLFAVGAVSGTILSFEMGLLWPGLMATYGQVLGLPFAMEGFAFFIEAIFLGIYLYAWDRLPPRQHVLSGLPVCVAGIASAFFVVSANAWMNQPRGFDLHAGTVTRVNPWAAMFNPATPPQTVHMILAAFMVAGYGIASVYAVAMLRGRRDRYHRLGFLVPFTAAAALTPVQIVVGDWAAKFLATNQPVKLAAIEGLTQTRAYAPLSLGGVYVDGELRYAVQIPNALSILAHWRPDALILGLDQVAPADRPPVNPVHLGFQLMVGIGFALLALALWFALAWWRRRDLPRSPWFLRFAAATGVAAAVALEAGWVVTEVGRQPWIVWGVQRTADAVNPAPGLVTGLVAVLAVYTVLTVATVYVLNRMRTRPVTAPQERGAQEHVP
- a CDS encoding SDR family NAD(P)-dependent oxidoreductase, which codes for MSIAQGKVAVVTGAGSGIGRATAERLLGLGMRVSAWDLHADALAWLDAYEESSYLRCRVDVRSEDAARDAAAATQARWGHIDLLVNAAGLFLVGPLTEVTAAAIADLFAVNVIGTTLVTQACLPALMAARGAVVNVASTVAVKPTASNSHYAASKAAVAQLTRCWALELAPHGIRVNAVAPGPTRTGIYARAGMSEAQINRLLEDRAARIPLGRTGTPEEIARWIVRLGLEDEWVTGQVLAVDGGMSVT